One window from the genome of Brachionichthys hirsutus isolate HB-005 chromosome 19, CSIRO-AGI_Bhir_v1, whole genome shotgun sequence encodes:
- the zdhhc8a gene encoding palmitoyltransferase ZDHHC8B, whose protein sequence is MPASSAFIPVCTAACLLMGSSSLFFVFTCPWLAVTICPAVPPCCAVLFLFVLANFTMATFMDAGVLPVASEDEDKDDEFRAPLYKNMEVKGVQVRMKWCATCHFYRPPRCSHCSICDHCVEDFDHHCPWVNNCIGRRNYRYFFLFLLSLAAHMIAVFAFGLLYVLHHAEDLRQLQCTVTLVVISVSGLFLIPVLGLTGFHLFLVSRGRTTNEQVTGKFQGGVNPFTRGFCSNLEYLVCSPISPTYTARPCEKTTIHLRPPFLRPRMGRQVQVKVRDNGVQDLDLHSKRISAGAVPLSDIKAKSPPPLPPKPAHSLMKGRLSAMEELGHHNKSIIPVSIPTVPQLRPVLEAISRGSSPLPPEQLIKTSDQQGNNRSPVLPPKDSPRRGSRQAPPSANADSTSGSLQLSALKLNSRSFTLKNANRHGSRSRLPAVHGDSLASSPPTGIITPSGLAANHSSSLPFDSLFSPADPQLLAQRGAPPVGYPSHFMALGADGTVVQRPPPHAYSPVFVGVARQSPQPRDPSPSLQGLTSRDPSPSVQGFIQRDSTPAFQALPARDQAPQGVTSRDLPPPGLAIRDVMSQSLRDSFCDLGQQGLTPPKSAATRYDSFPKTLMTSIHERREMDERERILRLQARSQALYGPDVGVYDIPTRRSLPPDSIRPPGSRGPTPPAYGSREFLMSTGILGYGIRTTHLSSSSTSSLTRGPKTSSSPLQSSSGSSLQTKGRSSSPAYGNPEKRTQPLPSSTAALPCLPPTSSHTAAKRSSLTYSSEGKDSGTLGGVK, encoded by the exons ATGCCCGCCTCCAGCGCCTTCATCCCGGTGTGCACCGCAGCCTGCCTCCTGATGggctcttcctccctcttcttcGTCTTTAC atgcccGTGGCTGGCTGTGACCATCTGCCCTGCGGTGCCACCGTGCTGCGCCGTCCTCTTCCTTTTTGTGTTGGCCAACTTCACGATGGCCACCTTCATGGATGCCGGTGTGCTGCCAGTGG CAAGCGAGGACGAAGACAAGGACGACGAGTTCCGTGCGCCGCTGTACAAGAACATGGAGGTGAAGGGCGTGCAGGTGCGGATGAAGTGGTGCGCTACGTGTCACTTCTACAGGCCCCCACGCTGCTCCCACTGCAGCATCTGTGATCACTGCGTGGAG GACTTCGACCACCACTGTCCCTGGGTGAACAACTGCATCGGGAGGAGGAACTATCGCTActtcttcctgttcctgctgtccCTCGCCGCTCACATGATCGCCGTCTTCGCCTTCGGCCTCCTGTACGTCCTGCACCACGCGGAGGACTTGCGGCAGCTGCAGTGCACCGTCAC TCTGGTGGTGATCAGCGTATCGGGGCTGTTTCTGATCCCAGTCCTGGGTCTCACTGgtttccatctgttcctggtgtccAGAGGACGCACCACCAATGAACAA GTAACCGGAAAGTTTCAAGGCGGGGTGAATCCCTTCACGCGAGGTTTTTGCAGCAACCTGGAGTATCTGGTTTGCAGCCCCATCTCTCCAAC GTACACGGCAAGGCCCTGTGAGAAAACGACCATCCACCTGCGGCCTCCTTTCCTGCGGCCACGGATGGGCAGGCAGGTGCAAGTCAAAGTCAGAGACAATGGCGTGCAGGATCTGGATCTCCACAGCAAA CGAATCTCAGCTGGAGCCGTCCCGCTATCAGACATCAAAGCGAAATCTCCACCGCCTCTGCCACCAAAGCCAGCCCACAGCCTGATGAAAGGCCGGCTGTCCGCCATGGAGG agTTGGGACATCACAACAAATCCATCATTCCTGTGTCCATCCCGACGGTGCCGCAGCTACGGCCTGTCCTGGAGGCCATATCGAGAGGatcgtctcctcttcctccagagcAG ttgaTCAAGACTTCAGACCAACAAGGAAACAATAGAAGTCCCGTCCTCCCCCCTAAAGACAGTCCCAGGAGAGGCAGTCGGCAGGCCCCCCCGTCTGCCAACGCCGACAGCACCTCCGGCTCGCTGCAGCTCAGCGCTCTCAAACTCAACTCCCGCTCTTTCACGCTCAAAAACGCCAATCGCCACGGCAGCAGGTCCCGGCTGCCTGCTGTGCACGGTGACAGTTTGGCATCCAGCCCCCCAACAGGTATCATCACCCCCTCCGGCCTGGCGGCAAaccacagcagcagcctccCCTTCGATAGCCTCTTCTCCCCTGCAGACCCTCAGTTACTAGCGCAGCGGGGGGCTCCTCCAGTTGGCTACCCCTCCCACTTCATGGCTCTGGGCGCAGATGGGACTGTGGTGCAGCGGCCCCCTCCTCACGCCTACAGTCCCGTGTTCGTGGGTGTTGCCAGACAGTCTCCTCAGCCTCGAGACCCCTCGCCGTCTTTGCAGGGTCTCACCTCGAGGGATCCCTCGCCCTCCGTCCAAGGTTTCATCCAAAGAGACTCGACTCCAGCTTTTCAAGCTCTACCGGCAAGAGACCAGGCACCCCAAGGCGTGACATCACGAGACCTCCCACCCCCCGGTTTGGCGATACGAGACGTGATGTCTCAGAGTCTCCGAGACAGCTTTTGTGATCTCGGCCAGCAAGGTTTGACGCCTCCAAAGTCTGCCGCCACACGGTATGACAGCTTTCCCAAAACCCTCATGACATCTATCCACGAGAGACGAGAGATGGACGAGAGGGAGAGGATTCTCCGCCTCCAAGCGAGATCCCAGGCCCTCTACGGTCCAGATGTGGGGGTTTACGACATCCCAACCAGGAGGAGCCTACCACCAGACAGCATCCGACCCCCAGGCTCCCGTGGACCCACTCCTCCAGCCTATGGCTCCAGGGAGTTTCTGATGAGCACAGGCATCCTTGGCTATGGCATAAGGACCACAcatctctccagctcctccacgtCGTCTCTGACCCGAGGCCCGAAAACGTCCAGCTCTcctctgcagagcagcagcggcagcagcctcCAAACCAAGGGCAGGTCTTCCTCTCCGGCTTACGGCAATCCAGAGAAGAGAACTCAACCTCTTCCTTCTTCTACAGCCGCTCTGCCCTGTTTACCACCCACCTCCTCACATACCGCTGCAAAACGATCCTCCCTCACATATTCCTCTGAGGGGAAGGACTCCGGCACCTTGGGAggtgtaaagtaa
- the ora5 gene encoding tachykinin-like peptides receptor 86C has protein sequence MKFKQCCSDYNNRCDAEDAEELLESIIRGFMFLAGILGNNWLAIRSLPARKGGVHTSEVLFLNLAVSNLITNYLVDLPDTMADFAGRWFLGETYCGIFRFCADLSETSSIYTTLFISVFWHQKLVGSLKRGGASVRMDSLRLVGCLLAGSWTVAVVFSVPHFFFVTLETGNDSHEDCVDVFPDALAQQTYEAFYLTLANAVPLAGIVFASVQIVVSLLQNQRRIKSRNSEADEGKSNVAMKGAENGNGGESVRAAKSVVAVASVFLFCWLTHLFLRITNNIQSSSVVVEIASYLAASYTCIIPYIFLHGVQKLTCSCKR, from the exons ATGAAGTTCAAGCAGTGCTGCTCAGATTACAACAACCGGTGTGACGCAGAAG ATGCTGAAGAGTTGCTTGAGTCAATCATCAGAGGCTTCATGTTCCTGGCTGGGATCCTGGGGAACAACTGGCTGGCGATACGCTCCTTGCCTGCACGGAAAGGCGGCGTCCACACCAGTGAGGTTCTCTTCCTCAACCTGGCCGTGTCCAACCTCATCACCAACTATCTGGTGGATCTGCCCGACACCATGGCGGACTTTGCTGGACGTTGGTTCCTGGGGGAGACCTACTGTGGGATCTTCCGCTTTTGCGCCGACCTCTCGGAGACCAGCAGCATCTACACGACCCTCTTCATCAGCGTTTTCTGGCACCAGAAGCTCGTGGGCTCCCTGAAACGGGGAGGCGCATCAGTGCGGATGGACAGCTTGCGCTTGGTGGGCTGTCTTCTGGCCGGAAGCTGGACGGTGGCTGTGGTCTTCAGCGTCCCGCACTTCTTCTTCGTCACCTTGGAGACAGGGAATGACAGCCACGAGGACTGCGTAGACGTTTTCCCCGATGCGCTTGCTCAGCAGACCTACGAGGCCTTTTATCTAACACTGGCAAACGCCGTCCCGCTCGCTGGGATCGTCTTCGCCAGCGTCCAGATTGTCGTCAGTCTGCTCCAAAACCAGCGACGCATAAAGAGCAGAAACTCCGAGGCAGACGAGGGGAAGAGCAACGTTGCAATGAAGGGCGCCGAAAACGGAAACGGTGGCGAATCG GTGAGGGCGGCCAAGAGCGTGGTGGCCGTAGCCAGCGTGTTCCTGTTCTGCTGGCTGACGCATCTGTTTCTGCGCATCACCAACAACATCCAGAGCTCGTCCGTGGTGGTGGAGATAGCCAGCTACCTCGCAGCCTCCTACACCTGCATCATACCCTACATATTCCTGCACGGCGTCCAGAAGCTGACTTGCTCATGCAAAAGATAG